A window of Nicotiana tabacum cultivar K326 chromosome 24, ASM71507v2, whole genome shotgun sequence contains these coding sequences:
- the LOC107789072 gene encoding putative splicing factor 3A subunit 1 isoform X1, with protein MPFGVRLGFFPLFLALGFSQKSKQPLLATVHRLTPRRATPLLFKSSTGIEMLSTTPILPLPAPPLDGNLGPTPPAQVVEEPKDDNMEENEEDTNKANNVSTSVATHTRTIGIIYPPPDIRSIVDKTAQFVAKNGPEFEKRIVLNNAGNAKFNFLNASDPYHAYYQHRLAEARSQNQASGEQPTQPADQEAAPAPPTADGAEATARPDPSVQFRPVRRVLEPPEAEQYTVRLPEGITGEELDIIKLTAQFVARNGKSFLTGLTSREINNPQFHFLKPTHSMFMFFTSLADAYSKVLMPPKGLTDKLRKSAADMTTVLERCLHRLEWEKSQEQARQKAEDEIEQERLQMAMIDWHDFVVVETIDFADDEDLDLPPPMTLEEVIRRSKMPTLEEEEYVEPGKEVEMEMDEEEVQLVEEGMRAATLQENGDVKSVETMAIPEEQDPPMRIVKNWKRPEERIPAERDPTKYVVSPITGELIPINEMSEHMRISLIDPKYKEQKDRMFAKIKETTLAQDDEISRNIVGLARTRPDIFGTTEEEVSNAVKAEIEKKKEEPKQVIWDGHTGSIGRTASQAMSQNTNADDQNDAANDERNLPGPQAPPPPRPGFPSVRPLPPPPGLALNIPRPPNTVQYSTSTSAGVAAPPRPPMVNMIPQVRPPPPPMPQMLGQQNLMVNRPPMPPSVAMNSHGHPIPPPPGSQFTPLGAPRPFVPLPMSQPGMSMVPPPPIPQGMPPPPPPEEAPPLPEEPEPKRQKLDESVLIPEEQFLAQHSGPARINVSVPNTDEGNLKGQVLEITVQSLSETIASLKEKISGEVQLPANKQKLSGKAGFLKDNLSLAYYNVASGETLSLSLRERGGRKR; from the exons ATGCCCTTTGGAGTTAGGCTAggtttctttcccttgtttctaGCGCTAGGTTTctctcaaaaatcaaaacagCCGCTGCTTGCTACGGTACACCGCCTAACTCCTCGGCGAGCGACTCCTCTCCTCTTCAAGTCTTCAACAG GGATAGAAATGTTGAGCACCACGCCAATATTACCCCTTCCAGCGCCCCCGTTGGATGGGAATCTGGGACCAACACCTCCAGCGCAGGTGGTAGAGGAACCAAAGGATGATAACATGGAGGAAAATGAAGAGGACACCAATAAAGCCAATAATGTTTCAACGTCTGTTGCAACACATACTAGAACCATTGGTATCATTTATCCGCCTCCAGATATTAGGAGTATTGTCGACAAGACTGCACAGTTTGTGGCGAAGAATGGCCCAGAATTTGAGAAGAGGATTGTTCTAAATAACGCTGGCAATGCAAAATTTAACTTCCTGAATGCTTCTGATCCTTACCATGCCTATTATCAGCACCGTTTGGCTGAAGCTCGTTCACAGAATCAGGCTTCTGGAGAGCAGCCTACTCAACCAGCAGACCAAGAAGCGGCCCCTGCTCCTCCTACCGCTGATGGTGCTGAGGCAACTGCTAGGCCTGATCCGTCAGTTCAGTTTAGACCTGTCAGAAGGGTTCTTGAGCCACCTGAGGCAGAGCAATATACTGTTAGACTCCCTGAAGGGATCACAGGTGAAGAATTGGATATCATTAAGCTTACAGCACAATTTGTGGCCAGAAATGGGAAGTCTTTCTTAACAGGGTTGACGAGCAGGGAGATTAATAATCCGCAGTTTCATTTTCTAAAGCCTACTCACAGCATGTTCATGTTTTTCACTTCACTTGCGGATGCGTACTCGAAAGTTCTGATGCCTCCTAAAGGCTTGACGGATAAGCTGCGGAAGAGTGCCGCTGACATGACAACAGTCCTGGAGCGATGTCTGCATCGATTGGAGTGGGAAAAGTCACAGGAGCAGGCTAGGCAGAAAGCTGAAGATGAGATAGAACAGGAGAGGTTGCAGATGGCTATGATTGATTGGCATGATTTTGTTGTCGTTGAGACTATAGATTTTGCTGATGATGAAGATCTGGATTTACCTCCACCTATGACCCTTGAGGAGGTTATAAGGAGGAGCAAGATGCCTACATTGGAGGAAGAAGAGTATGTTGAGCCCGGAAAAGAGGTGGAAAtggagatggatgaagaagaggTGCAGCTAGTCGAAGAAGGTATGAGAGCTGCGACTCTTcaagagaatggtgatgtcaagAGTGTTGAAACCATGGCAATTCCAGAGGAACAGGACCCACCTATGCGGATTGTGAAGAACTGGAAGAGGCCTGAAGAGAGGATCCCCGCAGAAAGGGACCCAACTAAGTATGTTGTCTCTCCTATAACTGGTGAGCTAATACCTATTAATGAAATGTCTGAACATATGAGGATCTCTCTCATTGATCCGAAGTACAAGGAACAGAAAGACAGGATGTTTGCGAAGATTAAGGAGACAACTCTTGCGCAGGATGATGAGATTTCTAGGAACATTGTTGGACTTGCAAGAACCCGTCCGGATATATTTGGTACTACGGAAGAAGAAGTTTCAAATGCGGTCAAGGCTGAGattgagaaaaaaaaggaagagccGAAGCAGGTCATATGGGATGGTCACACAGGTAGCATTGGTCGCACTGCAAGCCAGGCAATGTCTCAGAACACTAATGCAGATGATCAGAATGATGCTGCAAATGATGAAAGAAACCTTCCCGGTCCGCAGGCTCCTCCACCTCCCAGGCCTGGTTTTCCATCTGTTAGGCCACTACCTCCACCTCCTGGGCTTGCGCTGAATATTCCTAGGCCTCCTAATACAGTCCAGTATTCCACCTCCACCAGTGCTGGGGTTGCTGCTCCACCTCGACCTCCTATGGTTAACATGATTCCTCAGGTTCGGCCCCCACCTCCTCCCATGCCACAGATGCTAGGTCAGCAAAATCTGATGGTAAATCGTCCACCAATGCCTCCATCAGTGGCCATGAATTCACATGGCCATCCTATTCCACCACCTCCTGGATCACAGTTTACACCTTTGGGAGCACCTCGACCCTTTGTTCCCCTCCCGATGTCCCAGCCCGGAATGTCTATGGTTCCGCCTCCTCCTATTCCCCAAGGAATgcctcctcctcctccaccagAAGAAGCCCCTCCTCTACCTGAAGAGCCAGAGCCGAAGAGGCAAAAGCTTGATGAGTCTGTTCTCATTCCTGAAGAGCAGTTTTTGGCTCAGCACTCG GGTCCTGCAAGGATCAATGTATCTGTGCCGAATACTGACGAAGGGAATCTCAAAGGACAAGTTCTGGAAATCACAGTGCAATCTCTGTCTGAAACCATTGCCAGTCTAAAAGAGAAGATTTCCGGGGAGGTCCAGCTTCCTGCAAACAAACAAAAGCTGAGTGGAAAGGCTGGTTTTCTCAAGGACAACTTGTCTCTTGCATACTATAATGTTGCATCTGGAGAAACTCTCAGTCTCTCTCTGAGAGAACGTGGTGGCAGAAAGAGATGA
- the LOC107789072 gene encoding putative splicing factor 3A subunit 1 isoform X2, producing MLSTTPILPLPAPPLDGNLGPTPPAQVVEEPKDDNMEENEEDTNKANNVSTSVATHTRTIGIIYPPPDIRSIVDKTAQFVAKNGPEFEKRIVLNNAGNAKFNFLNASDPYHAYYQHRLAEARSQNQASGEQPTQPADQEAAPAPPTADGAEATARPDPSVQFRPVRRVLEPPEAEQYTVRLPEGITGEELDIIKLTAQFVARNGKSFLTGLTSREINNPQFHFLKPTHSMFMFFTSLADAYSKVLMPPKGLTDKLRKSAADMTTVLERCLHRLEWEKSQEQARQKAEDEIEQERLQMAMIDWHDFVVVETIDFADDEDLDLPPPMTLEEVIRRSKMPTLEEEEYVEPGKEVEMEMDEEEVQLVEEGMRAATLQENGDVKSVETMAIPEEQDPPMRIVKNWKRPEERIPAERDPTKYVVSPITGELIPINEMSEHMRISLIDPKYKEQKDRMFAKIKETTLAQDDEISRNIVGLARTRPDIFGTTEEEVSNAVKAEIEKKKEEPKQVIWDGHTGSIGRTASQAMSQNTNADDQNDAANDERNLPGPQAPPPPRPGFPSVRPLPPPPGLALNIPRPPNTVQYSTSTSAGVAAPPRPPMVNMIPQVRPPPPPMPQMLGQQNLMVNRPPMPPSVAMNSHGHPIPPPPGSQFTPLGAPRPFVPLPMSQPGMSMVPPPPIPQGMPPPPPPEEAPPLPEEPEPKRQKLDESVLIPEEQFLAQHSGPARINVSVPNTDEGNLKGQVLEITVQSLSETIASLKEKISGEVQLPANKQKLSGKAGFLKDNLSLAYYNVASGETLSLSLRERGGRKR from the exons ATGTTGAGCACCACGCCAATATTACCCCTTCCAGCGCCCCCGTTGGATGGGAATCTGGGACCAACACCTCCAGCGCAGGTGGTAGAGGAACCAAAGGATGATAACATGGAGGAAAATGAAGAGGACACCAATAAAGCCAATAATGTTTCAACGTCTGTTGCAACACATACTAGAACCATTGGTATCATTTATCCGCCTCCAGATATTAGGAGTATTGTCGACAAGACTGCACAGTTTGTGGCGAAGAATGGCCCAGAATTTGAGAAGAGGATTGTTCTAAATAACGCTGGCAATGCAAAATTTAACTTCCTGAATGCTTCTGATCCTTACCATGCCTATTATCAGCACCGTTTGGCTGAAGCTCGTTCACAGAATCAGGCTTCTGGAGAGCAGCCTACTCAACCAGCAGACCAAGAAGCGGCCCCTGCTCCTCCTACCGCTGATGGTGCTGAGGCAACTGCTAGGCCTGATCCGTCAGTTCAGTTTAGACCTGTCAGAAGGGTTCTTGAGCCACCTGAGGCAGAGCAATATACTGTTAGACTCCCTGAAGGGATCACAGGTGAAGAATTGGATATCATTAAGCTTACAGCACAATTTGTGGCCAGAAATGGGAAGTCTTTCTTAACAGGGTTGACGAGCAGGGAGATTAATAATCCGCAGTTTCATTTTCTAAAGCCTACTCACAGCATGTTCATGTTTTTCACTTCACTTGCGGATGCGTACTCGAAAGTTCTGATGCCTCCTAAAGGCTTGACGGATAAGCTGCGGAAGAGTGCCGCTGACATGACAACAGTCCTGGAGCGATGTCTGCATCGATTGGAGTGGGAAAAGTCACAGGAGCAGGCTAGGCAGAAAGCTGAAGATGAGATAGAACAGGAGAGGTTGCAGATGGCTATGATTGATTGGCATGATTTTGTTGTCGTTGAGACTATAGATTTTGCTGATGATGAAGATCTGGATTTACCTCCACCTATGACCCTTGAGGAGGTTATAAGGAGGAGCAAGATGCCTACATTGGAGGAAGAAGAGTATGTTGAGCCCGGAAAAGAGGTGGAAAtggagatggatgaagaagaggTGCAGCTAGTCGAAGAAGGTATGAGAGCTGCGACTCTTcaagagaatggtgatgtcaagAGTGTTGAAACCATGGCAATTCCAGAGGAACAGGACCCACCTATGCGGATTGTGAAGAACTGGAAGAGGCCTGAAGAGAGGATCCCCGCAGAAAGGGACCCAACTAAGTATGTTGTCTCTCCTATAACTGGTGAGCTAATACCTATTAATGAAATGTCTGAACATATGAGGATCTCTCTCATTGATCCGAAGTACAAGGAACAGAAAGACAGGATGTTTGCGAAGATTAAGGAGACAACTCTTGCGCAGGATGATGAGATTTCTAGGAACATTGTTGGACTTGCAAGAACCCGTCCGGATATATTTGGTACTACGGAAGAAGAAGTTTCAAATGCGGTCAAGGCTGAGattgagaaaaaaaaggaagagccGAAGCAGGTCATATGGGATGGTCACACAGGTAGCATTGGTCGCACTGCAAGCCAGGCAATGTCTCAGAACACTAATGCAGATGATCAGAATGATGCTGCAAATGATGAAAGAAACCTTCCCGGTCCGCAGGCTCCTCCACCTCCCAGGCCTGGTTTTCCATCTGTTAGGCCACTACCTCCACCTCCTGGGCTTGCGCTGAATATTCCTAGGCCTCCTAATACAGTCCAGTATTCCACCTCCACCAGTGCTGGGGTTGCTGCTCCACCTCGACCTCCTATGGTTAACATGATTCCTCAGGTTCGGCCCCCACCTCCTCCCATGCCACAGATGCTAGGTCAGCAAAATCTGATGGTAAATCGTCCACCAATGCCTCCATCAGTGGCCATGAATTCACATGGCCATCCTATTCCACCACCTCCTGGATCACAGTTTACACCTTTGGGAGCACCTCGACCCTTTGTTCCCCTCCCGATGTCCCAGCCCGGAATGTCTATGGTTCCGCCTCCTCCTATTCCCCAAGGAATgcctcctcctcctccaccagAAGAAGCCCCTCCTCTACCTGAAGAGCCAGAGCCGAAGAGGCAAAAGCTTGATGAGTCTGTTCTCATTCCTGAAGAGCAGTTTTTGGCTCAGCACTCG GGTCCTGCAAGGATCAATGTATCTGTGCCGAATACTGACGAAGGGAATCTCAAAGGACAAGTTCTGGAAATCACAGTGCAATCTCTGTCTGAAACCATTGCCAGTCTAAAAGAGAAGATTTCCGGGGAGGTCCAGCTTCCTGCAAACAAACAAAAGCTGAGTGGAAAGGCTGGTTTTCTCAAGGACAACTTGTCTCTTGCATACTATAATGTTGCATCTGGAGAAACTCTCAGTCTCTCTCTGAGAGAACGTGGTGGCAGAAAGAGATGA